A genomic window from Cumulibacter soli includes:
- a CDS encoding pyruvate kinase codes for MSQSPALMGPNESDANVSTSDVARLTAISTRIQLLRDRIEQVVDGPGVWDDVHPQHAQSARNLAQYLELRTHDVRSLQIELAEVGLSSLGRLESQVEAALTAVDRAVRRQLHGPQASAGSTALDYDVSELALSHNADLLLGRPREGRRTRILVTLPTEAAHDATLVNRLVRGGVEAVRINCAHDGPQQWRSMIDHLRAAERKYSTDVKVIMDLAGPKLRTGPIQPAPPVVKVKPARDALGNVTQPAEVWLIDEQNPTSASGVTIPVTDGDWLARRDVGEQIDCTDSRGAHRTLTVVDVIAGAVRCELERTGYFVPGMELVGDDDETAIVGALPSREQKLQLFADDVLELTRDLSPVDPAATDLRIGCTLAQVFTDVTAGDRVFFDDGKIGGVVEEAGSERVRVRITDIPPSGAKLGAAKGINLPDTKLDLPALTGEDAAVLPFVVQHADAVSLSFVREAQDVALLLSRLRDLGGDALGVILKIETVSGFTNLPQILFGLMQWRGIGVMIARGDLAVEAGYERLAEAQEEIMWLCEAAHVPVVWATQVLDTLARTGRPSRAEVTDAAMAGRAECVMLNKGPYVVEAVSLLSGILQRMAEHQFKKRSLMRQLHAWEDFAGGHAYPGQPASE; via the coding sequence ATGAGCCAGTCACCTGCCCTCATGGGCCCCAACGAGTCGGACGCGAACGTCTCGACGAGCGATGTTGCGCGGCTGACAGCGATCTCCACACGCATCCAGTTGCTTCGCGACCGTATCGAACAGGTCGTCGATGGACCCGGTGTTTGGGACGACGTGCACCCCCAGCACGCGCAGAGCGCGAGGAACCTCGCGCAGTACCTCGAGTTACGCACCCACGATGTCCGGTCCTTACAGATCGAACTCGCTGAAGTCGGACTCTCCTCGTTAGGTCGACTGGAATCCCAGGTCGAAGCGGCGCTCACAGCAGTCGATCGCGCCGTACGCCGACAGTTGCACGGCCCGCAGGCGAGCGCGGGTTCGACCGCGCTCGATTACGACGTCTCCGAACTCGCACTCAGTCACAACGCCGACCTATTGCTCGGCCGACCGCGCGAAGGTCGTCGCACCCGCATCTTGGTGACGCTACCGACCGAAGCTGCCCACGACGCCACTCTGGTGAATCGCCTGGTCCGTGGTGGCGTGGAGGCTGTCCGAATCAACTGTGCGCACGATGGGCCACAGCAGTGGCGCTCGATGATCGATCACCTGCGCGCCGCCGAGCGCAAGTACTCGACCGACGTCAAGGTGATCATGGACCTCGCCGGGCCAAAGTTGCGGACCGGCCCGATTCAGCCGGCCCCTCCAGTGGTCAAAGTCAAGCCCGCCCGCGATGCCCTGGGCAATGTCACCCAACCGGCCGAGGTCTGGCTGATCGACGAGCAGAACCCCACCTCAGCCAGCGGCGTGACGATCCCGGTCACCGATGGCGATTGGCTGGCCCGCCGCGATGTTGGCGAACAGATCGACTGCACCGACTCGCGCGGGGCGCACCGCACGCTCACCGTCGTCGACGTGATCGCTGGCGCGGTGCGCTGCGAACTCGAGCGCACCGGTTACTTCGTTCCGGGTATGGAACTCGTCGGGGACGACGACGAAACCGCGATCGTTGGCGCGCTGCCCTCGCGTGAGCAGAAGTTGCAGTTGTTCGCCGACGACGTCCTGGAACTTACCCGCGATCTCAGCCCGGTCGACCCGGCTGCGACGGACCTGCGAATCGGCTGCACGCTAGCGCAGGTGTTTACCGATGTCACGGCCGGCGATCGGGTCTTCTTCGATGACGGCAAGATCGGTGGCGTCGTCGAGGAGGCCGGCAGCGAACGAGTTCGGGTGCGGATCACCGACATCCCGCCGTCAGGTGCGAAGCTGGGCGCCGCGAAGGGCATCAACCTGCCGGACACCAAGCTCGACCTCCCCGCATTGACTGGCGAGGACGCCGCCGTCCTGCCGTTCGTCGTACAGCACGCGGACGCGGTCAGCCTGTCCTTCGTCCGCGAGGCGCAGGATGTCGCGCTGTTGCTGTCTCGGTTGCGTGATCTCGGCGGGGACGCACTCGGCGTCATCCTCAAGATCGAGACCGTCAGCGGGTTCACCAACCTGCCGCAAATACTGTTCGGCCTGATGCAGTGGCGCGGCATCGGCGTGATGATCGCCCGCGGCGACCTGGCGGTCGAGGCTGGGTATGAACGCCTGGCCGAAGCCCAGGAAGAGATCATGTGGCTGTGCGAGGCCGCGCACGTTCCGGTCGTGTGGGCTACTCAGGTTCTCGACACGTTGGCCCGCACTGGTCGCCCTTCGCGTGCCGAGGTCACCGACGCGGCCATGGCGGGGCGCGCCGAATGCGTGATGCTCAACAAGGGTCCGTACGTCGTCGAGGCAGTCTCATTGTTGTCCGGGATTCTGCAACGAATGGCCGAGCACCAGTTCAAGAAGCGATCGCTCATGCGGCAGTTGCACGCGTGGGAAGACTTCGCCGGCGGGCACGCGTATCCCGGGCAGCCCGCATCAGAGTAA
- a CDS encoding UGSC family (seleno)protein, with the protein MTVILDPTGEREPIERQRVARPASLEGQVIGLLDIAKPRGNVFLDRLEERLRGAGVADVHRYAKPTFTKPAPADLRYEISQQCTMVIEALADUGSCTSCSVHDISDLEQRGVPGVFVASNVFVEAAQTQADALGFSDVARVFTPHPIQDRTDEEMRQYADDAFEAIVAEITSR; encoded by the coding sequence ATGACCGTTATCCTCGACCCGACCGGTGAACGTGAGCCGATCGAACGGCAGCGAGTCGCACGTCCGGCGTCCCTGGAAGGCCAGGTTATTGGCCTGCTGGACATCGCCAAGCCTCGTGGCAACGTGTTCCTGGACCGCCTCGAAGAGCGACTTCGCGGAGCAGGTGTCGCCGACGTACATCGTTACGCCAAGCCGACGTTCACCAAACCGGCCCCGGCGGACCTGCGCTACGAGATTTCCCAGCAATGCACGATGGTGATCGAAGCGCTCGCCGATTGAGGCAGTTGCACGTCGTGCAGTGTGCATGACATCAGTGACCTGGAACAGCGCGGAGTTCCCGGCGTGTTCGTCGCTTCCAACGTGTTCGTAGAGGCCGCACAAACCCAGGCCGATGCGTTGGGCTTCAGCGATGTGGCGCGCGTTTTCACCCCGCACCCGATCCAGGACCGCACCGACGAGGAGATGCGGCAGTACGCCGACGACGCATTCGAGGCGATCGTCGCGGAGATTACCTCGCGCTAA
- a CDS encoding thioredoxin family protein, whose amino-acid sequence MSAAIDLPDGLVVIVKKECATCQLIEPVLQDIKGRDGVELTVYTQDDLNFPAEVDPRDDTELEVSWKLDIETVPTVIRVENGAEVERTFGWVREQWEKVTGLSDLGSDLPGFRPGCGSMSVDPDKVDALRVKYEGGLLHARRIELAEQEDEFEALFMRGWTDGLPVVPPTEERVMRMLSGTTRDPQDIVANIPPDLIDATVEKVAIAAVMAGCLPEYLPWVLTAVEAICNDEFNIHGVLATTMPVGPVIVCSGPGTEAIGMNSGGNALGQGNRANMTIGRAVQLVVRNIGNGRPGGVDRANLGNPGKLSFCFAERSDSPFGSLAQARGVEAGVDALTVFAGEGPRCIVDQKSRTADELANSIAACMRTVHHPKAVQGFDAILVLSPEHGARFQDAGWSYEKIVQELRDRLEIPSEELLVGVGGNAEGLPPAMTGKVINKFAPGGLMIAYAGGTAGLFSAVIGGWARGAMGSTPVTREVVA is encoded by the coding sequence ATGAGCGCCGCGATCGATTTACCTGATGGCCTCGTCGTCATAGTGAAGAAGGAATGCGCCACCTGCCAACTGATTGAGCCGGTGCTGCAGGACATCAAGGGCCGTGATGGCGTCGAGCTGACCGTGTATACCCAGGACGATCTGAACTTTCCGGCCGAGGTCGACCCCCGCGACGACACTGAGCTCGAGGTCAGTTGGAAACTCGATATCGAAACCGTCCCGACGGTGATTCGGGTCGAGAACGGCGCGGAGGTTGAGCGCACGTTTGGCTGGGTGCGCGAGCAGTGGGAAAAGGTCACCGGGTTGAGCGATCTCGGCTCGGACCTGCCCGGTTTCCGGCCCGGCTGCGGCTCGATGTCGGTCGATCCGGACAAGGTCGACGCGCTGCGGGTGAAATACGAGGGTGGCCTCCTGCACGCGCGACGTATCGAACTCGCCGAACAGGAGGACGAGTTCGAGGCACTGTTCATGCGTGGCTGGACCGATGGTTTGCCGGTCGTACCACCCACCGAAGAACGCGTCATGCGAATGCTGTCTGGAACCACCCGTGATCCGCAGGACATCGTCGCGAACATCCCGCCGGACCTGATCGATGCCACCGTCGAGAAAGTCGCGATCGCAGCCGTCATGGCGGGTTGCCTGCCGGAGTACCTGCCGTGGGTACTGACCGCGGTCGAGGCAATCTGCAACGACGAATTCAATATCCACGGCGTGCTCGCGACGACGATGCCGGTCGGGCCGGTGATCGTGTGCAGTGGTCCCGGCACCGAAGCCATCGGGATGAATTCCGGCGGTAACGCGCTCGGGCAGGGTAATCGGGCGAACATGACGATCGGGCGCGCCGTACAACTCGTCGTTCGCAATATTGGTAACGGCCGCCCTGGCGGGGTCGATCGCGCCAACCTCGGAAACCCCGGCAAACTGTCGTTCTGCTTTGCAGAGCGCTCTGACTCGCCGTTCGGATCGTTGGCGCAGGCCCGAGGTGTCGAGGCCGGGGTCGACGCCTTGACCGTGTTCGCGGGGGAGGGCCCGCGTTGCATCGTGGACCAGAAGTCCCGCACGGCCGATGAATTGGCCAACAGCATCGCCGCGTGCATGCGCACGGTCCATCACCCGAAGGCAGTTCAAGGCTTCGACGCGATCCTGGTGCTCAGCCCAGAGCACGGAGCGCGCTTTCAGGATGCCGGCTGGTCATACGAGAAGATCGTGCAGGAGTTGCGCGATCGGTTGGAGATCCCATCGGAGGAACTGCTGGTCGGAGTCGGCGGTAACGCCGAAGGCCTACCGCCGGCGATGACCGGCAAGGTGATCAACAAGTTCGCTCCCGGCGGGCTGATGATCGCGTACGCCGGTGGCACCGCGGGTCTGTTCTCGGCGGTCATCGGGGGCTGGGCGCGAGGCGCGATGGGATCTACTCCGGTCACCCGCGAGGTGGTAGCGTGA
- the selD gene encoding selenide, water dikinase SelD — MTGIQLSKRLTEFSHGGGCACKLAPGELANVLDDIDQSQFGELIVGTETGDDAAVWRLDAERALISTTDFITPLVDDPYLWGRVSATNAISDVYAMGGRPLFALNLVAWPSTELPTDMLREVVRGGLSVGAENGFAIVGGHSVDDPEPKYGLAVTGEAHPDRLLRNTGLRAGDQLILTKPLGVGVTTTAIKLGRAGQSLVDEAIGWMTTPNGDASRIALEHGSTGATDVTGFGLLGHLSRLTVASMVDVTINAADVLFFDGVAELATDGVVPGGSRRNLEWVSPLLSAEGKSEPELLMLADAQTSGGLLFGVAADQVDSALQQCAAVGLRAAAIGSVTAGSGRITVA, encoded by the coding sequence ATGACCGGAATTCAACTATCGAAGCGGTTGACGGAGTTCAGCCATGGCGGCGGCTGCGCCTGCAAACTCGCTCCCGGCGAACTCGCGAACGTGCTCGACGATATCGATCAGTCGCAGTTCGGCGAATTGATCGTCGGCACCGAGACTGGCGATGATGCAGCGGTGTGGCGGCTGGATGCGGAGCGCGCGCTGATCTCGACGACCGACTTCATCACTCCGCTCGTCGATGATCCATACCTGTGGGGTCGAGTGTCGGCGACCAACGCGATCTCCGACGTATATGCGATGGGCGGTCGGCCGCTGTTCGCGTTGAACCTTGTCGCCTGGCCGTCGACCGAATTGCCGACCGACATGTTGCGCGAGGTCGTGCGTGGTGGACTGTCCGTCGGTGCCGAAAACGGTTTCGCGATCGTCGGCGGGCACAGCGTGGACGATCCGGAGCCAAAGTACGGACTCGCCGTCACCGGTGAGGCGCACCCCGATCGGCTGTTGCGCAACACCGGGTTGCGGGCCGGCGACCAGTTGATCCTGACCAAACCGCTGGGCGTGGGGGTGACGACGACGGCGATCAAACTTGGCCGCGCCGGTCAATCGCTGGTTGATGAGGCGATCGGCTGGATGACGACCCCCAACGGCGACGCATCGCGGATCGCGCTGGAACACGGGTCGACCGGCGCCACCGATGTCACCGGATTCGGACTACTCGGGCACCTGTCCCGGCTCACCGTCGCCTCGATGGTCGATGTAACGATCAACGCCGCCGACGTGCTGTTCTTCGACGGTGTCGCAGAACTGGCGACGGACGGCGTCGTACCCGGCGGGAGCCGACGGAACCTGGAATGGGTCAGCCCGCTTCTGAGCGCCGAGGGGAAGTCCGAGCCCGAATTGCTGATGCTCGCCGACGCACAGACGTCCGGTGGTCTGTTATTCGGTGTCGCTGCCGATCAGGTTGATTCCGCGCTGCAGCAGTGCGCAGCGGTGGGCCTGCGGGCCGCCGCGATCGGCTCGGTTACCGCAGGTAGCGGGCGCATCACCGTCGCCTAG
- the selB gene encoding selenocysteine-specific translation elongation factor, translated as MTRSAVFATAGHVDHGKSALVRALTGIEPDRWDEERRRGMTLDLGFAWTTLAEQVDVAFVDVPGHERYVPTMLAGAGSVAGVLFIVAADEGWAAQSTEHLEGLRALGVRDGILVITKSDLMEPELAEAEARERLDDAGFAGIRSVAVSALTGAGLDELRAEMLALARRLPEPHPDGDVRLWLDRSFSISGAGTVVTGTLTDGTLRVGDELELRGLQGADPRRVRIRGLQTAGQERESVSGASRVAVNLRNVPPHEAPRGSQLLSPDAFLRPEVIDVRLDADRDRMPAACVVHIGTASLQARLRPLDAHHMRMTFDVPLPVRIGDRMVLRDPGQHIVLGAAVVLDPDPPALRRRGAAKHRAAALTEYSTAPDAAVLLRDKRLVRIDVLRKMGCVALPAAIDGWCLDPSYRKVLESQLADLVAADVQADADSRGVSLGAAQRHLDLPSRAVLLELLTDDLTVTDGHIVSEHHAVMSPASTAAMQRFAVEVAGKRFYSPEAPRLRELGLDASTLGVLCRHGHLVDLGRGIYLTPDAIEEAATLLSALDGAFSLGEARIALGTTRRIAVPLMEHLQRTGRTRRMGGDKHAIRPPSTEGETR; from the coding sequence ATGACACGAAGTGCCGTCTTTGCCACCGCAGGACACGTCGACCACGGAAAGTCGGCGCTGGTGCGCGCGCTCACCGGTATCGAACCAGATCGATGGGATGAGGAACGGCGTCGCGGTATGACGCTGGACCTGGGCTTCGCCTGGACGACCCTCGCAGAGCAGGTGGACGTCGCGTTCGTTGATGTGCCGGGACACGAACGCTACGTGCCCACGATGCTGGCCGGCGCGGGGTCGGTCGCCGGCGTGCTGTTCATCGTGGCCGCCGACGAAGGATGGGCGGCGCAATCCACCGAGCACCTCGAGGGCTTGCGGGCACTCGGCGTACGCGATGGGATTCTGGTGATCACCAAGAGCGACCTGATGGAGCCCGAACTCGCCGAGGCTGAGGCTCGTGAACGGCTCGACGATGCGGGGTTCGCGGGCATCCGATCCGTCGCGGTGAGTGCGCTGACCGGCGCCGGTCTCGACGAGCTGCGTGCGGAGATGCTGGCGCTCGCGCGCAGACTGCCGGAGCCGCATCCGGACGGCGATGTGCGGCTCTGGCTGGATCGGTCTTTCAGCATCTCCGGGGCTGGAACGGTGGTCACCGGGACCCTCACCGACGGCACGCTACGCGTCGGCGACGAACTCGAACTTCGCGGGCTGCAGGGCGCGGATCCTCGGCGAGTGCGGATTCGTGGGCTGCAGACCGCCGGCCAGGAACGCGAGTCGGTGAGCGGGGCAAGCAGGGTAGCGGTGAATCTGCGAAATGTTCCTCCGCATGAGGCGCCGCGAGGCTCCCAGCTGCTGTCGCCGGATGCCTTCCTGCGACCTGAGGTCATTGACGTCCGCCTCGACGCTGATCGTGACCGGATGCCCGCGGCGTGTGTGGTTCACATCGGTACGGCATCGCTGCAGGCTCGACTGCGGCCGCTCGACGCTCACCACATGCGGATGACTTTCGACGTCCCGCTGCCGGTGCGGATTGGCGATCGAATGGTGCTGCGCGACCCGGGCCAGCACATCGTTCTCGGTGCCGCAGTGGTTCTCGACCCCGACCCGCCGGCACTTCGCCGTCGCGGCGCTGCCAAGCATCGAGCCGCCGCGCTCACGGAGTATTCGACAGCCCCGGATGCCGCCGTGCTCCTTAGGGACAAACGCCTGGTACGAATCGACGTACTTCGAAAGATGGGGTGCGTTGCGTTACCGGCCGCGATCGACGGATGGTGCTTGGACCCCTCGTACCGGAAGGTCCTCGAATCGCAACTCGCCGACCTCGTCGCTGCGGACGTGCAGGCAGACGCAGACTCACGCGGAGTCTCCCTCGGGGCCGCGCAGCGTCATCTTGACCTGCCCAGCCGTGCGGTGTTGCTGGAACTACTCACCGATGACCTCACCGTCACCGACGGCCACATCGTCAGTGAGCACCACGCGGTCATGAGCCCAGCGAGTACCGCGGCGATGCAACGGTTCGCGGTCGAGGTCGCGGGCAAGCGGTTCTATTCACCCGAAGCCCCACGGCTACGGGAACTCGGACTCGACGCGAGCACGCTGGGCGTACTCTGTCGGCACGGTCACCTCGTCGACCTCGGCCGCGGCATCTACTTGACGCCTGACGCCATTGAGGAGGCCGCGACCCTGTTGTCCGCGCTCGACGGGGCGTTCAGCCTTGGTGAAGCGCGCATCGCGCTCGGTACGACGCGCCGCATCGCCGTACCGCTCATGGAGCACCTGCAGCGCACCGGCCGAACGCGCAGGATGGGCGGCGATAAGCACGCCATCAGGCCACCGTCCACCGAAGGAGAAACACGATGA
- the selA gene encoding L-seryl-tRNA(Sec) selenium transferase, which translates to MTESIDPRARVPRTDALLSTAVATAAIETYGRRFVKRVVHEVQDAVRAGDVDPAQAVADLEVRLSRGLIGLRRVLNGTGVLVHTNLGRSPLSAAALAAISVAAGTCDVELDLDTGRRGNRGASLNAALLAEVTPAGGVHVVNNGAAALALVAMALGGRGEVIVSRGELIEIGAGFRLPDLVEATGVRLKEVGTTNRTHLADYRDAISEDTRLILKIHPSNYRVEGFTTGVGVDQLGDLGVPVVSDIGSGLLHPHPMLPDEPDATTHLNAGAAVVTSSGDKLLGGPQAGMIFTADADVATRLKKHPMARAYRIDKLTLAALEATVVGPEAPVIDMFETPVDELRLRASRVVAALDGIDARAVDTVSTVGGGGAPGSEFPSAGISLPSSYAAALRAAPIPVLARIDNNRCIVDLRAIDAADLDNVRESIRYAGAAGA; encoded by the coding sequence ATGACCGAATCGATCGATCCGCGGGCGCGAGTGCCGAGGACCGACGCGTTGCTGAGCACGGCAGTGGCGACCGCCGCGATCGAGACGTACGGACGACGATTCGTCAAACGTGTGGTGCACGAAGTGCAGGACGCCGTACGCGCTGGTGACGTCGACCCCGCGCAGGCCGTGGCCGATCTCGAGGTCCGCCTGTCCCGGGGGCTGATCGGCCTACGCCGAGTGCTGAACGGGACCGGGGTGCTCGTGCACACCAATCTTGGCCGCAGCCCACTGTCGGCCGCGGCGCTGGCCGCGATCAGCGTGGCGGCCGGTACCTGCGACGTCGAACTGGATCTCGATACCGGTCGCCGCGGCAACCGAGGCGCGTCCCTGAACGCCGCGCTGCTCGCCGAGGTCACGCCGGCCGGCGGCGTACATGTGGTCAATAACGGCGCTGCCGCCCTCGCGCTCGTCGCGATGGCACTCGGCGGTCGCGGCGAAGTGATCGTCTCCCGTGGCGAACTGATCGAGATCGGCGCCGGATTTCGGCTACCCGATCTCGTCGAGGCAACCGGCGTACGCCTCAAAGAAGTCGGCACAACCAACCGCACCCATCTAGCCGACTACCGCGACGCCATCAGCGAGGACACCCGACTGATTCTGAAGATCCATCCGTCGAACTACCGCGTCGAGGGGTTCACGACCGGCGTCGGCGTCGACCAACTGGGCGACCTCGGAGTGCCGGTGGTCTCCGATATCGGTAGCGGCCTGCTGCATCCGCACCCGATGTTGCCGGACGAACCCGATGCAACGACGCACCTGAATGCCGGGGCGGCGGTGGTGACCTCCTCGGGCGACAAGCTCCTTGGCGGCCCGCAGGCAGGAATGATCTTCACCGCCGATGCGGATGTCGCGACGCGCTTGAAAAAGCATCCGATGGCGCGGGCCTACCGCATCGACAAACTCACCCTCGCAGCATTGGAAGCGACCGTCGTCGGACCGGAGGCTCCGGTGATCGACATGTTCGAGACGCCGGTGGACGAATTGCGGCTGCGCGCTTCGCGCGTGGTTGCGGCGCTCGACGGTATTGATGCGCGCGCGGTTGACACAGTGTCGACGGTCGGTGGCGGGGGAGCGCCGGGCTCCGAATTCCCAAGCGCCGGAATCAGCCTGCCCTCGTCGTACGCCGCCGCGTTGCGTGCTGCGCCGATCCCCGTTCTCGCACGAATCGATAACAATCGATGCATTGTGGACCTGCGCGCGATCGACGCCGCAGACCTGGATAACGTACGTGAATCAATCCGGTACGCGGGCGCGGCGGGCGCATGA
- a CDS encoding pyridoxamine 5'-phosphate oxidase family protein translates to MSEPPVSVITEEECWDLLSSRPIGRVAMIIGDEVEVFPVSYELREGSMYIRTAEGTKLFGIALGRPVAFEIDDWDDKSGWSVIAKCSARQLDREFEIEEAEKLGLSRWVAESRDVLVRLTPIKVTGRRFRFDVPQDARIE, encoded by the coding sequence ATGAGCGAGCCGCCAGTCAGCGTGATCACCGAGGAAGAGTGCTGGGATCTGCTCAGCAGCAGACCGATCGGCCGCGTCGCCATGATCATTGGCGATGAGGTCGAAGTATTCCCCGTCAGCTACGAGTTGCGCGAGGGCTCCATGTATATCCGCACCGCGGAGGGCACCAAGCTGTTCGGAATCGCGCTTGGGCGTCCTGTCGCGTTCGAAATCGACGATTGGGACGACAAGTCGGGGTGGAGCGTGATCGCGAAATGCTCAGCACGGCAACTCGACCGCGAATTCGAGATCGAGGAGGCCGAGAAACTCGGTCTGAGCCGTTGGGTCGCCGAGTCCAGAGATGTGCTGGTCCGGCTGACCCCCATCAAGGTCACCGGACGACGTTTCAGGTTCGACGTCCCCCAAGATGCCCGGATCGAGTAG
- a CDS encoding histidine phosphatase family protein, producing the protein MGARYRPKRIILVRHGESQGNADDTIYETVPDHALHLTERGREQVRAAGVRLRELIDGESLRVWASPYVRTRQSAMLLGLGITDDDLRLEPRLREQDWANFQDPAQIKMEKRIRNEYGHFWYRFTNGESGSDVYDRVSTFLESLHRNFAEPEMSENVVIVTHGLTMRLFCMRWFHWSVEYFESISNPDNGEFIVLGLQEDDRYKLNAPFEQWNPDVVPTPRERSSWH; encoded by the coding sequence ATGGGGGCTCGATACCGACCGAAACGGATCATCCTGGTACGGCACGGCGAGAGCCAGGGCAATGCCGATGACACGATCTACGAGACCGTTCCCGACCACGCGCTACACCTGACCGAACGTGGCCGCGAGCAGGTGCGTGCGGCAGGTGTCCGGCTGAGGGAACTCATTGACGGCGAGTCGCTACGGGTCTGGGCCTCGCCGTACGTACGCACTCGCCAGAGCGCGATGCTGCTGGGCCTCGGCATCACCGACGACGATCTGCGACTCGAACCACGACTACGCGAGCAGGATTGGGCGAACTTCCAAGACCCGGCGCAGATCAAGATGGAGAAGCGAATCCGCAACGAGTACGGGCACTTCTGGTACCGCTTCACGAATGGGGAGTCCGGCTCCGATGTCTATGACCGCGTATCCACTTTTCTGGAGTCACTACACCGCAACTTCGCCGAGCCCGAGATGTCGGAGAACGTCGTCATCGTGACGCACGGACTGACGATGCGCCTGTTCTGCATGCGCTGGTTCCACTGGAGCGTGGAGTACTTCGAATCGATCTCTAATCCGGACAACGGCGAATTCATCGTTCTTGGCCTGCAGGAGGACGATCGCTACAAGCTCAATGCGCCGTTCGAGCAGTGGAACCCGGACGTCGTTCCCACTCCGCGCGAGCGCTCGTCCTGGCACTGA
- a CDS encoding acyl-CoA dehydrogenase family protein, whose product MDRTIYNEDHEAFRSTIRSFIAKEITPNYPQWQSMGYVPHDFYKKLAGTGATAFDIPEEYGGAGKISYKYQAVMTEEAARAAVSFGNYDISTGIIVPYLRNLANEEQQKRWFPGIASGELLLAIAMTEPGTGSDLAGIQTTARLDGGDYVINGAKTFITGSSQADLIIVVARTSAPTGDNRREGLSLLVMDTKTTGFEVGRRLDKIGLKSSDTCELSFTDVHVPAENLLGEEGKAFSYLGNNLPRERLTIAVQSYALARSAIEHTVDYVKNRQVFDKPLSGFQNTKFVLADCAATVEAAEAMVDRAIEADDAGTLTAVDAAKAKLFCTEMAGRVADKCLQLHGGYGYVLEYPIAKMYADTRVSRIYGGTSEVMRTIIAKSMSL is encoded by the coding sequence ATGGACCGCACCATCTATAACGAAGACCACGAGGCCTTCCGCTCGACGATTCGTAGCTTCATCGCCAAGGAGATCACCCCGAACTACCCACAGTGGCAGTCAATGGGCTACGTCCCGCACGACTTTTATAAGAAGCTGGCGGGCACGGGCGCGACTGCGTTCGATATTCCCGAGGAGTACGGCGGCGCCGGCAAGATCAGCTACAAGTACCAGGCCGTGATGACCGAGGAGGCGGCGCGCGCGGCGGTTTCGTTCGGCAACTACGACATCTCGACCGGGATCATCGTGCCGTACCTGCGCAATCTTGCCAACGAAGAACAGCAGAAACGCTGGTTCCCCGGCATCGCCAGCGGCGAGCTGCTGCTCGCGATCGCGATGACCGAGCCGGGCACCGGCTCGGACCTCGCCGGCATCCAAACAACCGCGCGCCTCGACGGAGGCGACTATGTCATCAACGGCGCCAAGACGTTCATCACCGGCAGCTCGCAAGCCGATCTCATCATCGTCGTCGCACGCACCTCTGCTCCCACTGGCGACAACCGCCGCGAGGGCTTGTCCTTGCTGGTGATGGACACGAAGACGACCGGGTTCGAGGTTGGCCGCCGACTCGACAAGATCGGTCTGAAGTCCAGCGATACCTGCGAACTGTCGTTCACGGACGTTCACGTGCCGGCTGAGAACCTTCTCGGCGAGGAGGGTAAAGCGTTCTCGTACCTCGGTAATAACCTCCCTCGGGAACGCCTGACGATCGCGGTGCAGAGTTACGCATTGGCTCGGTCGGCGATTGAACACACTGTCGACTATGTGAAGAACCGGCAAGTCTTCGACAAACCGCTGTCCGGGTTCCAGAACACCAAGTTCGTGCTAGCCGACTGTGCCGCCACGGTCGAGGCAGCCGAAGCGATGGTCGACCGCGCTATCGAGGCGGACGACGCCGGCACACTCACGGCCGTTGATGCTGCTAAAGCCAAGCTGTTCTGTACCGAGATGGCCGGGCGCGTCGCCGACAAGTGCCTGCAATTGCACGGCGGATACGGTTACGTGCTTGAGTACCCCATCGCGAAAATGTACGCCGACACTCGGGTCTCGCGAATCTACGGCGGCACCAGCGAGGTCATGCGCACCATCATCGCGAAGTCGATGAGCCTCTGA